The Lactuca sativa cultivar Salinas chromosome 2, Lsat_Salinas_v11, whole genome shotgun sequence genome includes a window with the following:
- the LOC111899770 gene encoding NAC domain containing protein 52 has translation MSHELMTVAPPAQPAAIPALSAAAPSSPPPTSLAPGFRFHPTDEELVRYYLRRKACGKPFRFEAVSEIDVYKSEPWELADYSSLKTRDLEWYFFSPVDRKYGNGSRLNRATGKGYWKATGKDRSVRHKSETIGMKKTLVFHSGRAPDGKRTNWVMHEYRLVDQELVRAGVVQDAFVLCRIFQKSGLGPPNGDRYAPFIEEEWDDDDAALFVPGGETEDDLTRGDETLPQGNDIVQEAAVNMIACGSEGMVDHHQSIPFVCKRERSDDSVLNPGPELETFSLFHNKRTKESDEIENNNGSNGNGSEDSTTSQDPRIAQLSSSATATALMEFPLLESLEAKVSQPSASQPYSFDAATLEKSVPPGYLKFIKNLEHEILNVSMERETVKIEVMRAHAMIDILQSQIDVLTKENGDLKDKIR, from the exons ATGAGTCATGAATTGATGACTGTGGCACCACCGGCACAGCCTGCGGCGATACCAGCTTTATCGGCGGCAGCTCCATCATCGCCACCGCCGACGTCTCTTGCACCTGGATTTCGGTTTCACCCAACCGATGAGGAACTTGTGCGGTATTATCTGAGGCGTAAGGCTTGTGGGAAGCCGTTTCGATTCGAAGCTGTATCAGAAATCGACGTCTACAAATCCGAGCCATGGGAACTTGCTG ATTACTCATCCCTAAAGACGAGAGACCTTGAATGGTACTTCTTCAGCCCTGTAGATAGGAAGTACGGCAATGGTTCCCGTTTGAATCGTGCTACCGGCAAAGGGTACTGGAAAGCAACCGGAAAAGACAGATCTGTCCGCCATAAATCCGAAACAATTGGGATGAAGAAAACATTGGTCTTCCATAGCGGCCGAGCTCCAGATGGCAAGCGTACCAATTGGGTGATGCATGAATATAGACTCGTGGATCAAGAACTTGTTCGAGCTGGAGTAGTTCAG GATGCATTTGTGCTTTGTAGAATTTTTCAAAAGAGTGGTTTAGGGCCACCCAATGGTGATCGTTATGCACCCTTTATTGAAGAAGAATGGGATGATGATGATGCAGCCCTGTTTGTTCCTGGTGGAGAGACAGAAGATGATTTGACCCGTGGTGATGAGACTCTACCTCAAGGAAATGACATTGTGCAG GAAGCTGCTGTCAACATGATAGCATGTGGGAGTGAGGGTATGGTGGATCATCATCAGAGCATCCCGTTTGTCTGCAAACGGGAAAGGTCTGATGATTCGGTTCTAAACCCTGGACCCGAGCTAGAAACCTTCTCTCTATTCCACAACAAAAGAACAAAAGAGAGTGAtgaaattgaaaacaataatggAAGCAATGGAAATGGTTCAGAAGACTCGACCACAAGTCAAGATCCAAGAATCGCACAACTGTCATCATCTGCAACTGCAACTGCACTGATGGAGTTCCCTCTGCTTGAGTCTCTTGAAGCCAAAGTGAGTCAGCCATCCGCGAGTCAACCATACTCATTTGATGCTGCCACCCTTGAGAAATCAGTGCCACCTGGCTACTTAAAGTTTATCAAGAACTTGGAACATGAAATCCTTAATGTGTCAATGGAAAGAGAGACTGTGAAGATTGAAGTGATGCGTGCGCATGCGATGATCGACATTCTGCAGTCCCAAATTGATGTTTTGACCAAGGAGAATGGTGACTTGAAAGATAAGATAAGATAA